The following coding sequences are from one Bufo bufo chromosome 2, aBufBuf1.1, whole genome shotgun sequence window:
- the LOC120990501 gene encoding uncharacterized protein LOC120990501 — translation MSQFLAKTGWNPKKGLDSALRSCQDKVLDVFGPLAKIFELAEAARTEGSPIDPEELRGWTQRAICIAGNANTSLAIERRKAILFKIDPKLSNLALTEAGKDAQGLLFGESFIKDMSRFVGTFTALDKAQSSMRRVFQGRVSNQAGSSRGRLSGCANFQARGAGRGSFGQRPPFQEQRNPSPFFSTRGGQWRSRSFRGNPNSRRPLG, via the exons ATGTCACAATTCCTGGCCAAAACGGGTTGGAACCCCAAGAAGGGCCTGGACTCAGCTCTGCGCAGCTGCCAGGACAAAGTGCTTGATGTATTTGGCCCGCTGGCCAAGATTTTTGAGCTAGCCGAGGCTGCTAGAACTGAGGGCTCCCCAATAGATCCCGAAGAACTGCGGGGTTGGACCCAAAGGGCAATCTGTATTGCCGGGAACGCCAACACATCCTTGGCGATTGAAAGGCGTAAAGCCATCTTATTTAAAATTGACCCCAAATTGTCCAATTTGGCACTCACGGAGGCGGGTAAAGATGCCCAAGGGCTCCTGTTCGGCGAATCCTTTATTAAGGATATGAGCCGTTTTGTTGGTACCTTCACCGCGCTAGATAAAGCACAGTCGTCTATGCGCAGggtatttcagggacgggtctctaaTCAGGCCGGCAGtagcaggggccgcctgtccggctgtGCAAACTTTCAGGCCCGTGGCGCAGGAAGAGGTTCCTTTggacagcgacctcccttccaggaacAGCGCAACCCCTCACCCTTCTTCTCGACCAGAGGAGGCCAGTGGAGATCTCGCTCCTTCAGAGGCAACCCCAACTCTCGCAGACCCTTAG GATGA